A genome region from Gopherus evgoodei ecotype Sinaloan lineage unplaced genomic scaffold, rGopEvg1_v1.p scaffold_35_arrow_ctg1, whole genome shotgun sequence includes the following:
- the EPS8L1 gene encoding epidermal growth factor receptor kinase substrate 8-like protein 1, which produces MSSSGSEVSKPSAREIYEQRKKYSNFIMADVSQYTVNHLVTFPVGEAAELHSVEDAVRKVAAMDAQGQLWAQEMLLQVTGSAIRLLDVHSKEELESYGLAGVLRCEAVLPNARAHSLLLLVCQEPQQTQPDAHFFQCTHIGAEPIREDINSALLGFTSGSNAQRKEALRANSEKMQNGAPPIPAGTGSRPPPPHRKVVITPSATLNEMKMQSQRDAADPSDRGALQTERDVELLNRIFDDIEAFVGKLQKSAEAFRVLKQLKRPNRGRRREPGEGLLTLRARPPLMEEFQDTLAKLKYSFSLLARLQSNILNPTSEELVHFLFGPLKMVVESSGGPEFASEIRSPMLTLEAVTLLRGCLGAQEAELWGSLGNDWTRPRVEFPGDYAAPYTLSFQSGWAPPRLGPDGQPWEDPVETQHQHELRRAQQSAPPIEANGHRRTEESRLVSCTYDFVARNSNELSVLQGEVLEVLDNTKKWWKVQNRSGQQGYVPFNILSPLPATQNRGPGDPLNGTGSADCSPRQTRAPGAPGLAALKKKVPAPNGTQWNGSEGLGLDPNERERLNEELLQRLAAGRGTPAKPFRVHRAPDTSVPLDHDSDPAQVQAWLEAKGFEPLTVSTLGVLNGSQLFSLSKAEFQAVSPEEGARVYSQVTVHKAMLEDFRKTSELEAVMEKRKRKLEGKTEASRS; this is translated from the exons ATGAGTTCCTCAGGCAG TGAGGTCTCCAAGCCCAGCGCCAGGGAGATCTATG agcagaggaagaaatattcCAACTTCATCATGGCCGACGTCTCCCAATACACCGTCAAC cacctggtgACGTTCCCGGTGGGGGAGGCGGCTGAGCTGCACTCGGTGGAGGACGCCGTGCGCAAAGTGGCCGCCATGgatgcccagggccagctctgggcccaggagatgctgctgcaagTCACTGGGTCGGCCATCAGGCTGCTCGACGTCCACTCCAAG GAGGAGCTGGAAAGCTACGGGCTGGCGGGGGTGCTGCGCTGCGAGGCCGTGCTGCCCAATGCCCGCGCCCACTCCCTGCTGCTCCTCGTGTGCCAGGAGCCCCAACAGACCCAGCCTGATGCCCACTTCTTCCAGTGCACCCACATTGGG GCGGAGCCGATCCGAGAGGACATTAACAGTGCCCTGCTGGGCTTCACATCGGGGAGCAACGCTCAGAGGAAAGAAGCGCTCAG AGCAAACAGTGAGAAGATGCAGAATGGGGCACCGCCGATCCCGGCGGGGACAGGCTCccggcccccacccccccacaggaAGGTGGTGATCACCCCCTCAGCCACTCTGAATGAAATGAAGATGCAGAGTCAGAGAGAcgcag CTGACCCCTCGGACCGAGGCGCGCTGCAAACTGAGCGTGATGTG GAGCTGCTGAACCGGATCTTCGACGACATTGAAGCTTTCGTGGGCAAACTGCAGAAATCGGCTGAGGCCTTTCGGGTCCTGAAGCAGCTGAAACGGCCGAACCGGGGGCGCCGCCGGGAGCCGGGGG AGGGGCTGCTGACCCTGCGGGCCCGGCCACCCCTCATGGAAGAGTTCCAGGACACTCTGGCCAAGTTGAAATATTCCTTCAGCCTCCTG gcAAGACTCCAGTCAAACATCTTGAATCCCACTTCAGAGGAGCTGGTTCACTTCCTTTTTGGCCCCCTGAAAATG GTGGTGGAGTCGTCGGGGGGCCCAGAGTTCGCCAGCGAGATCCGCTCCCCAATGCTGACCCTGGAGGCTGTCACTCTGCTGCGGGGCTGCCTGGGGGCTCAAGAGGCCGAGCTGTGGGGCTCGCTGGGCAATGACTGGACCCGGCCCAG GGTGGAGTTCCCCGGGGACTACGCCGCCCCTTATACCCTGAGCTTCCAAAGTGGCTGGGCACCGCCCCGCCTGGGCCCCGACGGGCAGCCCTGGGAGGATCCAGTGGAGACCCAGCACCAGCATGAATTGCGCCGGGCACAG CAATCGGCTCCTCCAATTGAAGCCAATGG CCACAGACGGACAGAAGAGAGCAGGCTTGTGAGCTGCACATACGACTTTGTAGCCAGGAACAGCAATGAGCTGTCTGTCCTGCAGGGGGAGGTTCTGGAG GTGCTGGACAACACCAAGAAGTGGTGGAAGGTTCAGAACCGCTCTGGCCAGCAAGGCTACGTCCCCTTCAACATCCTCAGCCCACTCCCGGCCACCCAGAACCGCGGCCCGGGCGACCCGCTCAACGGTACCGGCAGCGCCGACTGCAGCCCCCGCCAGACCAGAGCCCCG GGCGCCCCAGGCTTGGCGGCTCTGAAGAAAAAGGTACCAGCCCCGAATGGGACCCAGTGGAATGGCTCCGAGGGGCTTGGCCTAGACCCCAATGAGAGAG AGCGGCTGaatgaggagctgctgcagcgcCTGGCAGCCGGCCGGGGCACCCCCGCCAAGCCCTTCCGGGTGCACCGGGCGCCGGACACGTCGGTGCCGCTGGACCACGACTCCGACCCCGCCCAGGTCCAGGCCTGGCTGGAGGCCAAGGGCTTCGAGCCCCT gacGGTGAGCACCCTGGGGGTGCTGAACGGGTCCCAGCTCTTCTCGCTGTCCAAAGCCGAGTTCCAGGCCGTGAGCCCCGAGGAAGGAGCCAGAGTCTACAGCCAGGTCACCGTACACAAGGCCATGCTGGAG GACTTTAGGAAAACCTCTGAACTGGAAGCCGTGATGGAGAAACGGAAGAGGAAATTGGAGGGCAAGACAGAAGCATCCCGCTCGTGA